Proteins found in one Pseudorasbora parva isolate DD20220531a chromosome 11, ASM2467924v1, whole genome shotgun sequence genomic segment:
- the tm9sf5 gene encoding transmembrane 9 superfamily protein member 5 isoform X2: MKSLNSRFIFLLSLTLVSSSVGFYLPGLAPVSFCEKNPKANTEECLTEIQLFVNRLDSVESVLPYEYDAFDFCKDTNEKRPSENLGQVLFGERIETSPYKFSFKADQTCVKVCTKSYDKDSKEDKLKLDFLKRGMELNYQHHWIVDNMPVTWCYLVEDNQKVCNPGFPIGCLVNQEGNPKDACVISADFNKKNTYYVFNHVDITIIYHSEDETTGIGARLVTATLEPKSIKHGNDENPTCEGSAMDIPAEFNSNLKVTYTYSIKFQQNNDIKWASRWDYILVSMPHSNIQWFSIMNSLVIVLFLSGMVAMIMLRTLHKDIARYNQIDQEDAQEESGWKQVHGDVFRPPRMGMLLSVFLGQGTQIFIMTLITLFLACLGFLSPANRGALMTCAVVLWVLLGTPAGYVSSRLYKTFGGENWKTNVLLTAFLCPGIVFVDFFLMNLILWVEGSSAAVPFGTLVAILALWFGISVPLTFVGAYFGFKKPGIEPPVRTNQIPRQIPQQSFFTKPVPGIIMGGILPFGCIFIQLFFILNSIWSHQMYYMFGFLFLVFIILLITCSEATVLLCYFHLCAEDYHWWWRSFLTSGFTAVYLFAYAVHYFFSKLQIIGAASTILYFGYTTIMVLIFFIFTGTIGFFACFLFVNKIYSVLKVD; encoded by the exons ATGAAGTCTTTAAATTcgcgttttatttttttgttgagtTTAACTCTAGTCAGCTCTAGCGTTGGATTCTACCTTCCGGGTTTAGCGCCAGTCAGTTTTTGCGAGAAAAACCCAAAAGCAAACACGGAGGAATGTCTG ACCGAGATACAGCTGTTTGTGAATAGACTGGACTCTGTAGAATCAGTGCTGCCTTATGAATATGATGC GTTTGACTTCTGCAAAGACACAAATGAAAAAAGGCCCTCAGAGAACCTTGGGCAGGTGTTGTTTGGTGAAAGAATAGAGACATCACCTTACAAG TTTTCATTTAAGGCTGACCAGACATGTGTGAAGGTCTGCACCAAATCATATGATAAAGATTCAAAAGAAGACAAGTTAAAGTTGGACTTTCTAAAGAGAGGAATGGAGTTGAATTACCAGCACCACTG GATTGTTGACAACATGCCTGTGACATGGTGCTATCTTGTGGAGGACAATCAGAAAGTCTGCAACCCAGGATTTCCCATTGGATGTCTAGTAAACCAAGAAGGAAACCCAAAGGATGCTTGTGTTATCAGT GCTGATTTCAACAAGAAAAACACTTATTATGTTTTCAACCATGTGGACATAACCATAATTTACCATAGTGAAGATGAAACGACTGGGATTGGTGCTCGCCTTGTGACGGCTACATTGGAACCTAAGAG CATCAAGCATGGTAATGATGAAAATCCAACATGTGAAGGCTCTGCAATGGACATACCAGCAGAATTCAACAGTAATCTTAAAGTGACCTACACTTATTCAATTAAATTTCAG caaaataaTGATATTAAGTGGGCTTCTCGGTGGGATTACATTTTGGTTTCCATGCCTCACAGTAACATCCAGTGGTTCAG CATCATGAACTCTTTGGTTATCGTGCTCTTCCTGTCTGGCATGGTGGCCATGATCATGCTTCGAACATTGCACAAGGACATTGCCCGGTACAACCAGATAGACCAG GAGGATGCCCAGGAGGAGTCTGGTTGGAAGCAGGTTCATGGTGATGTGTTTAGGCCACCCAGGATGGGAATGCTTCTATCTGTCTTCCTCGGACAGGGCACTCAGATCTTCATCATGACCTTAATCACCCTTT TCTTGGCCTGTCTGGGCTTCCTGTCTCCAGCCAATAGAGGGGCTCTCATGACCTGTGCCGTGGTGTTGTGGGTTTTGCTTGGCACACCTGCTGGATATGTGTCTTCTAGACTTTATAAGA CTTTCGGTGGTGAAAACTGGAAAACCAATGTCCTTCTCACAGCGTTTTTGTGTCCTGG GATTGTGTTTGTGGACTTCTTCCTGATGAATCTGATCCTGTGGGTAGAGGGCTCCTCTGCTGCTGTTCCTTTTGGTACACTCGTGGCCATCCTGGCACTGTGGTTTGGCATCTCTGTTCCTCTCACTTTTGTGGGTGCATACTTCGGCTTCAAAAAACCA GGCATTGAGCCACCGGTGAGAACAAACCAGATCCCACGCCAGATTCCTCAGCAGTCATTCTTCACAAAACCTGTGCCGGGCATCATCATGGGTGGCATTCTGCCCTTCGGCTGCATCTTTATTCAGCTCTTCTTCATCCTCAACAGCATTTG GTCTCATCAGATGTATTACATGTTTGGCTTCCTCTTCCTGGTCTTTATCATCCTGCTCATTACCTGCTCTGAGGCAACTGTTTTGCTCTGCTACTTCCATTTATGTGCAGAG GATTATCATTGGTGGTGGCGATCATTCCTGACCAGTGGTTTCACAGCAGTGTATCTGTTTGCCTACGCAGTGCATTACTTCTTCTCAAAACTACAAATTATAGGGGCAGCGAGCACCATCCTCTACTTTGGCTACACCACGATCATGGTGCTCATTTTCTTCATTTTCACGG GTACTATAGGCTTCTTCGCCTGCTTCTTGTTTGTAAATAAAATCTACAGTGTGCTGAAAGTGGACTAA
- the rbmx gene encoding RNA-binding motif protein, X chromosome isoform X1, translated as MAEADRPGKLFIGGLNTETSEKVLEAYFSKFGRIAEVLLMKDRETNKSRGFAFVTYENPGDAKDAAREMNGKPLDGKPIKVEQATKPQFESSGRRGPPLAHTRSRGPSRGLRGSRGAPSGMRGPPSREPFFKGMSSRGPPPLKRGPPVRNGGPPPKRSALSGPMGRPPVSRDRDPYGPPRRDSLMSRRDDGPPPRDDHYSSKDSYSSRDYMSSRDSRDYAPAPRDYPYREYSSHSSSRDEYGSGSRGYSDRDGYGGGREPRGYMERPSTGSYRDPYDGYGNSRSAPPSRGPPPSYSGSGGSSRYDDYGSSSRDGYGSRDSYPSSRSDPYSANRGDRPGRQERGPPPLERGYPREYSSSSRGAPRGGGRGRADRGMARSRY; from the exons ATGGCAGAGGCAGACCGACCAGGAAAGCTGTTCATCGGTGGCCTGAACACTGAAACTAGTGAGAAGGTCCTTGAAGCATACTTCAGCAAATTTGGCAGAATAGCCGAAG TTTTGTTGATGAAGGATCGTGAAACAAATAAATCTAGAGGTTTCGCATTTGTAACTTATGAAAATCCTGGTGATGCAAAAGATGCCGCAAGGGAAATGAACGGAAAG CCCCTTGACGGAAAGCCTATTAAAGTGGAACAGGCCACAAAACCTCAGTTTGAGTCTTCAGGACGTCGTGGCCCACCACTGGCGCATACAAGGAGTCGTGGCCCTTCCAGAGGTCTGCGAGGGTCCAGAGGAGCACCAAGTGGAATGCGGGGACCACCAAGCAGAG AACCCTTTTTTAAAGGCATGTCCTCAAGAGGGCCGCCACCACTGAAGAGAGGCCCCCCAGTGCGGAATGGAGGACCCCCACCCAAGAGATCTGCACTCTCTGGGCCAATGGGCAGGC CACCAGTGTCCAGAGACAGGGACCCATACGGCCCTCCTCGCAGAGATTCTCTAATGTCACGGCGGGATGACGGTCCTCCACCTCGTGATGACCACTACAGTAGTAAGGACAG TTATTCCAGCCGTGACTACATGAGCTCACGGGACAGTCGAGACTATGCTCCGGCTCCACGGGATTACCCATACCGGGAGTATTCAAGCCATTCCAGTTCTAGAGATGAATATGGCTCAGGATCCAGAGGTTACAG TGATCGTGATGGCTACGGTGGAGGACGAGAGCCCCGGGGTTACATGGAGCGGCCCAGTACAGGCTCCTATAGAGACCCTTACGACGGTTACG GTAACTCACGCAGCGCCCCACCCTCAAGGGGTCCCCCTCCATCCTACAGTGGGAGTGGTGGAAGCAGTCGTTATGACGACTATGGCAGCAGTTCCAGGGATGGATATGGCAGTCGTGACAGTTATCCCAGCAGTCGGAGTGACCCGTACTCCGCTAATCGTGGTGACCGTCCGGGTAGGCAGGAGCGGGGACCACCCCCTCTTGAGAGAGGCTATCCTCGTGAATACAGCAGCTCGAGCCGTGGGGCACCTCGGGGTGGTGGCCGTGGTCGGGCAGATAGAGGAATGGCCCGGAGTCGATACTAA
- the rbmx gene encoding RNA-binding motif protein, X chromosome isoform X2, with protein MAEADRPGKLFIGGLNTETSEKVLEAYFSKFGRIAEVLLMKDRETNKSRGFAFVTYENPGDAKDAAREMNGKPLDGKPIKVEQATKPQFESSGRRGPPLAHTRSRGPSRGLRGSRGAPSGMRGPPSRGMSSRGPPPLKRGPPVRNGGPPPKRSALSGPMGRPPVSRDRDPYGPPRRDSLMSRRDDGPPPRDDHYSSKDSYSSRDYMSSRDSRDYAPAPRDYPYREYSSHSSSRDEYGSGSRGYSDRDGYGGGREPRGYMERPSTGSYRDPYDGYGNSRSAPPSRGPPPSYSGSGGSSRYDDYGSSSRDGYGSRDSYPSSRSDPYSANRGDRPGRQERGPPPLERGYPREYSSSSRGAPRGGGRGRADRGMARSRY; from the exons ATGGCAGAGGCAGACCGACCAGGAAAGCTGTTCATCGGTGGCCTGAACACTGAAACTAGTGAGAAGGTCCTTGAAGCATACTTCAGCAAATTTGGCAGAATAGCCGAAG TTTTGTTGATGAAGGATCGTGAAACAAATAAATCTAGAGGTTTCGCATTTGTAACTTATGAAAATCCTGGTGATGCAAAAGATGCCGCAAGGGAAATGAACGGAAAG CCCCTTGACGGAAAGCCTATTAAAGTGGAACAGGCCACAAAACCTCAGTTTGAGTCTTCAGGACGTCGTGGCCCACCACTGGCGCATACAAGGAGTCGTGGCCCTTCCAGAGGTCTGCGAGGGTCCAGAGGAGCACCAAGTGGAATGCGGGGACCACCAAGCAGAG GCATGTCCTCAAGAGGGCCGCCACCACTGAAGAGAGGCCCCCCAGTGCGGAATGGAGGACCCCCACCCAAGAGATCTGCACTCTCTGGGCCAATGGGCAGGC CACCAGTGTCCAGAGACAGGGACCCATACGGCCCTCCTCGCAGAGATTCTCTAATGTCACGGCGGGATGACGGTCCTCCACCTCGTGATGACCACTACAGTAGTAAGGACAG TTATTCCAGCCGTGACTACATGAGCTCACGGGACAGTCGAGACTATGCTCCGGCTCCACGGGATTACCCATACCGGGAGTATTCAAGCCATTCCAGTTCTAGAGATGAATATGGCTCAGGATCCAGAGGTTACAG TGATCGTGATGGCTACGGTGGAGGACGAGAGCCCCGGGGTTACATGGAGCGGCCCAGTACAGGCTCCTATAGAGACCCTTACGACGGTTACG GTAACTCACGCAGCGCCCCACCCTCAAGGGGTCCCCCTCCATCCTACAGTGGGAGTGGTGGAAGCAGTCGTTATGACGACTATGGCAGCAGTTCCAGGGATGGATATGGCAGTCGTGACAGTTATCCCAGCAGTCGGAGTGACCCGTACTCCGCTAATCGTGGTGACCGTCCGGGTAGGCAGGAGCGGGGACCACCCCCTCTTGAGAGAGGCTATCCTCGTGAATACAGCAGCTCGAGCCGTGGGGCACCTCGGGGTGGTGGCCGTGGTCGGGCAGATAGAGGAATGGCCCGGAGTCGATACTAA
- the tm9sf5 gene encoding transmembrane 9 superfamily protein member 5 isoform X1: MKSLNSRFIFLLSLTLVSSSVGFYLPGLAPVSFCEKNPKANTEECLTEIQLFVNRLDSVESVLPYEYDAFDFCKDTNEKRPSENLGQVLFGERIETSPYKFSFKADQTCVKVCTKSYDKDSKEDKLKLDFLKRGMELNYQHHWIVDNMPVTWCYLVEDNQKVCNPGFPIGCLVNQEGNPKDACVISADFNKKNTYYVFNHVDITIIYHSEDETTGIGARLVTATLEPKSIKHGNDENPTCEGSAMDIPAEFNSNLKVTYTYSIKFQQNNDIKWASRWDYILVSMPHSNIQWFSIMNSLVIVLFLSGMVAMIMLRTLHKDIARYNQIDQADCVKIPPAANITYEDAQEESGWKQVHGDVFRPPRMGMLLSVFLGQGTQIFIMTLITLFLACLGFLSPANRGALMTCAVVLWVLLGTPAGYVSSRLYKTFGGENWKTNVLLTAFLCPGIVFVDFFLMNLILWVEGSSAAVPFGTLVAILALWFGISVPLTFVGAYFGFKKPGIEPPVRTNQIPRQIPQQSFFTKPVPGIIMGGILPFGCIFIQLFFILNSIWSHQMYYMFGFLFLVFIILLITCSEATVLLCYFHLCAEDYHWWWRSFLTSGFTAVYLFAYAVHYFFSKLQIIGAASTILYFGYTTIMVLIFFIFTGTIGFFACFLFVNKIYSVLKVD, encoded by the exons ATGAAGTCTTTAAATTcgcgttttatttttttgttgagtTTAACTCTAGTCAGCTCTAGCGTTGGATTCTACCTTCCGGGTTTAGCGCCAGTCAGTTTTTGCGAGAAAAACCCAAAAGCAAACACGGAGGAATGTCTG ACCGAGATACAGCTGTTTGTGAATAGACTGGACTCTGTAGAATCAGTGCTGCCTTATGAATATGATGC GTTTGACTTCTGCAAAGACACAAATGAAAAAAGGCCCTCAGAGAACCTTGGGCAGGTGTTGTTTGGTGAAAGAATAGAGACATCACCTTACAAG TTTTCATTTAAGGCTGACCAGACATGTGTGAAGGTCTGCACCAAATCATATGATAAAGATTCAAAAGAAGACAAGTTAAAGTTGGACTTTCTAAAGAGAGGAATGGAGTTGAATTACCAGCACCACTG GATTGTTGACAACATGCCTGTGACATGGTGCTATCTTGTGGAGGACAATCAGAAAGTCTGCAACCCAGGATTTCCCATTGGATGTCTAGTAAACCAAGAAGGAAACCCAAAGGATGCTTGTGTTATCAGT GCTGATTTCAACAAGAAAAACACTTATTATGTTTTCAACCATGTGGACATAACCATAATTTACCATAGTGAAGATGAAACGACTGGGATTGGTGCTCGCCTTGTGACGGCTACATTGGAACCTAAGAG CATCAAGCATGGTAATGATGAAAATCCAACATGTGAAGGCTCTGCAATGGACATACCAGCAGAATTCAACAGTAATCTTAAAGTGACCTACACTTATTCAATTAAATTTCAG caaaataaTGATATTAAGTGGGCTTCTCGGTGGGATTACATTTTGGTTTCCATGCCTCACAGTAACATCCAGTGGTTCAG CATCATGAACTCTTTGGTTATCGTGCTCTTCCTGTCTGGCATGGTGGCCATGATCATGCTTCGAACATTGCACAAGGACATTGCCCGGTACAACCAGATAGACCAG GCAGACTGCGTTAAGATCCCTCCAGCTGCAAACATTACCTAT GAGGATGCCCAGGAGGAGTCTGGTTGGAAGCAGGTTCATGGTGATGTGTTTAGGCCACCCAGGATGGGAATGCTTCTATCTGTCTTCCTCGGACAGGGCACTCAGATCTTCATCATGACCTTAATCACCCTTT TCTTGGCCTGTCTGGGCTTCCTGTCTCCAGCCAATAGAGGGGCTCTCATGACCTGTGCCGTGGTGTTGTGGGTTTTGCTTGGCACACCTGCTGGATATGTGTCTTCTAGACTTTATAAGA CTTTCGGTGGTGAAAACTGGAAAACCAATGTCCTTCTCACAGCGTTTTTGTGTCCTGG GATTGTGTTTGTGGACTTCTTCCTGATGAATCTGATCCTGTGGGTAGAGGGCTCCTCTGCTGCTGTTCCTTTTGGTACACTCGTGGCCATCCTGGCACTGTGGTTTGGCATCTCTGTTCCTCTCACTTTTGTGGGTGCATACTTCGGCTTCAAAAAACCA GGCATTGAGCCACCGGTGAGAACAAACCAGATCCCACGCCAGATTCCTCAGCAGTCATTCTTCACAAAACCTGTGCCGGGCATCATCATGGGTGGCATTCTGCCCTTCGGCTGCATCTTTATTCAGCTCTTCTTCATCCTCAACAGCATTTG GTCTCATCAGATGTATTACATGTTTGGCTTCCTCTTCCTGGTCTTTATCATCCTGCTCATTACCTGCTCTGAGGCAACTGTTTTGCTCTGCTACTTCCATTTATGTGCAGAG GATTATCATTGGTGGTGGCGATCATTCCTGACCAGTGGTTTCACAGCAGTGTATCTGTTTGCCTACGCAGTGCATTACTTCTTCTCAAAACTACAAATTATAGGGGCAGCGAGCACCATCCTCTACTTTGGCTACACCACGATCATGGTGCTCATTTTCTTCATTTTCACGG GTACTATAGGCTTCTTCGCCTGCTTCTTGTTTGTAAATAAAATCTACAGTGTGCTGAAAGTGGACTAA